The sequence CCGCTACAGCGAGTGCGATCGCCGGTGCCGTCGACGCCGATGAGTGTCGGGCCGACGATCACCGCGGCCGCACCGATGCCGACCAGGGACCATCCAGCGGCGCGCCAGCGCTTGCCCGCGCGGGCATCGGCGGTCGGCACCAGCGTGATCGCGAGGTGCGTGCGGACCCCTTGCACGCCATCGACCTCGCGCGCGGCGGGCACGTAGCCGGCGCGCGCGAACCGGACCTCGTGGGCGCCGACCTCGACGGGGGCCTCGAGCGGTGTGGTGCCGACCGCGACGCCGTCCACGGTCGCCGTCGCACCGGGTGGCGTGGTCTCGAGCAGCAACAGCGGCGGCGGGGGTCGTAACGCGTCGAGCCGCCCGCGCAACGCAGCGGCCTGCGCCGTGACCAGCGCCTCGACCTCGCGGAAGCCACACACCTGGCAGTCCTCGTCGGCCGACAGCAACAAGGCACCGTCGGCGCCGTACAGCTCGATCGCGATCTCCCAGTCGCGCCGATGCACGCGCGCGCGAAGCTGCACGAGCTGGGCGGCCCCCACATCGGCGAGCGACTGTCGTCGGCACGCGTCGTCGTCGCAGCGCACGACCGCATCGAGCGTGATCCACCCGGCGCTGCGGAGGCCGTCGACGAGCGCGGTCTGCAGCCCGGCCGCCCGCGAGGCCTCCAGCTCGCCGTCGATCGATGCCGGCGCCACGCCCACGCGCAGCTCGCCGGCCACCGCCGTCGCGGCGCCCGGCGGCGGCGTGAAGGCAAGCCACACGGCGGCGACGAGCTGACTAGTGACGGACATGGATCTCGTCGATGCGGATGACGGCCTGGGGATCCCACGCGGTGCCGATCGCGAAGCCGAACAAGCCGCCGTCGGCTTCGGCGGCAGGAATCGGTGCGCCGTCGCGCAGGAACGCCCGCAGCGGCCACTGCACCACGCGGTAGTCCGCGGCGGGTCGCACCGTCCACGCCTCGTAGTACCCCGAACACGATGGGCACGACGACGCGCTGCAGGGCCCGCAGCCATCGCACGCGCCGGCGTCGCAGGGCGTGCCGTCGGGCGCACACGCCTGCGAGTCGGCACAGGTACCGCCGCACGCATCGCACACGGTGTCGAAGCGCAGCCAGGCGTTGGCCCAGTACGGTGTGTTGGCGGTGTCGGCCGCGAGCGCGAACTCGACGTAGGCGCCCTTGTCGAACGCGGTGCCCAGTGAGAGCGGCAGCGCGAGGTCCTGCAGCCGGAGGTTCTGCCAGCACACCGGGGTGACGCCGGCGCACTCGGGATCGTCCTGCGGTCGGTACTCGAGGAACGACGTGCCGCCGTAGGCCCGCGTGGGATCATCGACGACCACGAGGTTGTGCGGCAAGGTGTAGCCGGACAGCACGTCGGCGAACACGACGACGTCGGCGACCGGCGGTGGCGGGGTGCGCTCGAACGCCACCGCGGTCGTCGATGTACAGCCGAAGTCATCGATCGCGAGCAGACGTGCGGCGTAGTCGGTGTCAGGGTTCAGGCCGTCGACCACCGTTGCGCGCACCGGGTCGTCACCGGTGGTACCCGGCAGCGCGAGGAAGCCCAGCTCGGGATTGTCGCCGCGGGTCACGCTGCGAACCGCCGCGTCGCCGCGCAGCAGCGAGGCCTCGTCGGCGCCGAGCTCGAGGCGGAACTCCTGCAGCGTGTCGGTGGTGCCGGCGTCGACCGCCCATGCCCAACGGATCTGGTTGGGTGTGCTCCACGCCGCGTGCAGCCCCGAGACCCGCACACGCGGCGAGCAGTCGCCGCCGCTGTCCCCCTGCTCGCCTCCGCTGGCATCCGCCGGTCCGTCGAACGCGGGATTCGGCACGCACGCGCTCAGCCACGTCGCCGCACCCACGGTGATCGCCCGCGCGCGCGTCGAGCATCGACGACCCACGCCGCGATGCTAGCACGCCTGGCACCCTACGCGACCACGAGCGCGCGC is a genomic window of Deltaproteobacteria bacterium containing:
- a CDS encoding PEGA domain-containing protein translates to MSVTSQLVAAVWLAFTPPPGAATAVAGELRVGVAPASIDGELEASRAAGLQTALVDGLRSAGWITLDAVVRCDDDACRRQSLADVGAAQLVQLRARVHRRDWEIAIELYGADGALLLSADEDCQVCGFREVEALVTAQAAALRGRLDALRPPPPLLLLETTPPGATATVDGVAVGTTPLEAPVEVGAHEVRFARAGYVPAAREVDGVQGVRTHLAITLVPTADARAGKRWRAAGWSLVGIGAAAVIVGPTLIGVDGTGDRTRCSGDRIDADGDCAFVLATRGAGIATLVVGAAMLTAGLVFARHRRLGQRLAIGGRGPLLRF